The genomic stretch tgggacccttgagtctgcaggccgacactctatccactgagccaaacaggtttcggcgggtgaggactttttaaaatatatatatattattgatttttttagagaggaagggagagggatagagagttagaaacattgatgagagagaaacatcgatcagttgcctcctgcacacctcctattgaggatgtgcccgcaaccaaggtacatgcccttgactggaatcaaacctgggacctttcagtccgcgggccgatgctctatccattgagccaaaccagttttggcatgaggcctttttaaaatatatatatatatatatttagccctaacaggtttggctcagtggatagagcgtcggcctgtgaactaaagggtcccaggttcgattcctgttaagggcatgtaccttggttgcgggcacatccccggtgagaGGTGTGTaggtggcagctgattgatgtttctctctcatcgatgtttctaactctctatccctctcccttcctctctgtaaaagatcaataaaatatctttttaaaaagtaaataatatttttattgatttcagagaggaagggagagagaaagaaacatcaatgatgagagagaatcattaatcggttgcctcctgcatgccccctactggggatcaagcccacaaccaaggcatgtgcccttgacaggaatcgaacccagaacccctctatccactgagccaaatcagctagggcaggtGAAGCCTTTTTGCTCATTACCTCACCTGCCTTCCTCATGTTAAGACTTCTCTGTGGTCCAATTCCCAGTTTTGAGCAAGACTTCCTTGTTGCAGGGGCACATGTTACATGGGGCCATGGATGGCCCACTGAGATGGCAGATTTGAAGGTGGGTAGTAGTATCCAAGGCTTTGGCCCTGGGGAGGGAGTCTGAGGACACCCCAGGTTCCCAGTGGACAGAGGATGGGAAGAAAATCAAGACAGCTTGGAGGCCAAGGAAGATGGTGGTGGGCAAGACCAGTGCAGTTAGGATGGGGGGCCCAGCCAGATAAGgtcccctggaggtcagttcATTGGGAGAGTGCAGAGCCCTGGTTCTGTTTGGCCATGCATTGGGGTTGTTTGAGGAATTCACAAAGACATAAAAGCACCCAGAAATTGACATAATTGGTTTGGGTGTGGCCACACCTAGACACTTGCtgagtgattctaatgtgcagctaaTTGAGAAACACCGGTGCCCATCAGTCACCTGCCCATCTGTCCCCATTATTAAAATGCAGGGTCTGTCTGCTTCCAGTCAGTGGTGAGGCCTCAGTATCCGCAACATCCCAGGTAAGGCCCATGCTGCTAGTTTACAGATCACACCTGGCAGGTGATCCTAGACATTTCCAAAGGATCCAGAAAGATTTAGTTGAGACAGGGAAGGAGGCTCTTTCTGTCTTGAGGACTTGCATTCCCAGCCGGAGCCCTTCTTTTGCCTGCCCTGCCATGAAGGCCACAGGCAGCACATCTGGAAATGACTGCCTGTTTGTATGTCTGCTTTAAGAGTACAGCCTGAGGATTCTGGAACTTGGTCTGTGAATCCCTGTCTCTGCACAGGGACATGCATTCTTAGTCACATTTCCAGATGTGGGTCCCCCTCTGAACAGGGGTCACAGGAAGCCAGGGATGATGAGATTTGGGTGCTCTCTGGGTCTCCAGGACCAGCCACCACCTCACAGGTTTGGTGAGAGAGGGAAAGGATGAATGAAAGAACAGGGATGACTGGCTGAGAGCATATAAGGTAAGCTGAAGAATTTAATGAGTGACAGCCAGTGACTCCCCAGGCTCCGGGAAGACTCCTGGGTGTGTGGACACTTTCAGCACAGAATTCTAgagggtccctccctggctgagtcCCTGTGGGGAGAGCCCACAGGCCCCTGGCACAGTCCCCAGAGGGCACATGACCCCCAGTCCTCTTTGTATGTTTGGCACTTTCTGGAGGCACGAAGCCTTGAACATGGACCTGCAGCTACAGTTGGAGCTGGGGAGCCAAAAGCCAGAAGTGAGCCTGATCCAGCGTCTGCCTTGGGAAATTGGTGTTGGTGGGGGTTCGTCAGGCAAGTGTGAGGGCCAGGGAGGTGAGCTGGGGTTCTGAGCGTGCATGGGGAATCGAAGCTGGTGCACCCAGTTCTTGTGCAAGAGCCAGGAGCAGTGTACCTGCCTTCCCTaatgtgggtgggtggtgggtggtgggtggttgAGGGTTGGCAGCTGGTGCAgccacctagagcagtggtcggcaaactgcggctcgcgagccacatgcggctctttggctccttgagtatggctcttccacaaaataccacgtgcgggcatgcacgtacagcgcgattgaaacttcgtggcccatgcgcagaagtcgattttcggctctcaaaagaaatttcaatcgttgtactgttgatatttggctctgctgactaatgagtttgccgaccactgacctagaggacTGAGCACGTGGGTGGTGGATCCTGAGGCCACAAGGAGTCAGGAGCCCTGGACGGGGGTGCTCAGCCCAGGTCAGGAATCTTACCTCCCCTTTCCCAGCCGAGGGGACATCTACCAGCAACACCAGCAACCGAACTGGTGCTGGACAACTGCCAGGCGGTGGATGGACACTTGGAGTGGCTCAGCCTGTTCAACATGAACCTGCAGTCTCTAGCCCACCTGCCTACGTGGGGGCAGCTGTACAAGGCGAGTGCTGGCCTCCTCATTCTCCCTCAGACTGATACTCCTGGGTGCCGTGCTGGACGTGCCTGGGCCTAAGAGGACAGCTTTCAGGCATCCTGGAGTTGAGGTGGGGTAGGGGGACCTTCTGTGGGGTCATAGGTTagccaggagggcaggggctgcagcagCCTAGAAGGGACACTGGGAGCAGTGATACTTTTCAAGTGAGCAGACAAAAGATCGTATATGAGTTGGAAGGGATGAGGGAGGAAGTCGGTTTTGGAGTGGTCAGGGTGCCCAGGCCAAGTGCTGACCCGGCTCTCTCAGCCTCAGGGCAGAGTTCCCACTGCCTCCAAAGGGGCAGTAGTAGCTCTGGGCCCTTAGTTCTCATGGGAGGGGTGGCTGCATCTATATGGGTGATGGGCTGGGTATGGTGGGTGTTGGGGGGACTGGACCAAGATATTGGCTCTTGGTCTCTCTGGAAAAGTCCTGACAGACTGGAATTGGGGATGGCTAAATGAGGGACTTGATGGGGAAGGAAAGCTAGGGGGGCTGGtacccgggggtcctggggaacCAGAATCACTAAGTCCTGTCCCTGGAGATACGGGAAAGCCTGGGACTAGGGCTTTGGGAATGTGGACCCTGCTGCCTGGTGGTAACTGTGCCCAGCTCCAAGGAGGGTGCAGAATCAGCGAGTGACTTGAAACTGGGCCTGGCTAGAGAGTCAGTGAgcttacccacccacccaccttcaccttctctatctgtaaaatgggcctcttgaccctgccccacctcctccccaggctcTTGCAAAGGTTGAGGTAGCCATGGGCTTGGCGGCTGGAGATGTGAATCACTTGCAAACATTTCCCaagtccccaccccctctcctcagTCCCTCTATGAATCCTCACGAGGGAACCAGGGATGAGCATCAAGGCACTCATAAGACTAAACAAGTGAGATGTAGGGAAGCTGAGGGCCACACAGTCATGGCTATAAGGCTTCTAGCTGAGAAGGGGGAGCTCAGAGGGCCCTGGAGCCGCTTCCCTGACTCCATCTAACTCCACAGCTGGTGATGAATAACAACCATCTCAGCAGGGGACTGCAGGTGTTCACTCATGTGCTTGCTCACAGGCAGTCTGTattcagggaggagaagggagaagatggTCTGTGTGGCCCTGGGAGGGAATGGGAAGGTTCACGATGGGAGCCTTGTGAGCTACTAGAACAGGATCTTCATCTACAGAACTATAGGGAGCCAATGAAGGGTATAGGAAGGGGAGAGGCACAATCAGAAGAGACCCGTTTTCAGGGGTATtcagacagggggtggggggtggagagaagggcAGGAGGAATTGCTTCTGGTCCCCAGGAAGGGTAGAGGGCAGAGTACCATGGGGCTGGAAGGTAGTAGAACCAGCCTGAGTGGTGGCTGCCAATAACACCTGGGACTTGGCCCACAGAATTCAGTGACAGCAGGGCCGAGACAGCAGTGTGGCACCAAAATTCCaaccctggcccaggcctgacTTCCCATGAAGGAAGGGAAACAGGACCAGGATGGGGAGGGATAAGGAGGGAAGGGAACCCAGGCTCTCCAGGGCTGACCTTGACCCACTCTTCTTCttagggctggggcagggggaaaaCCCAGGACAAGGATGAGGCCTGAGTCCTAGCCTGCAATAGAATGCCCAGCTCTGTGAGCTCTGGCACTGCCCTCTATCCTGTCACCTCCCTGTGGATTATTGGCCTAAGGACCTGGAGGGCTCTAGCTGGGCCAACCTCAGCACTTTCTCAGGACCAGCCTCCCTGCCGGTCCTCTCCACTGACTCCcaagacaataaacaaacaaacccggAAATTTCGATCCCATCCGGTTTCCGGAAGTGACAGGACAGCAGGCAGTGGCAGTACGGAGCTGAAAGCTGGTCCCAGGGTTGAGGTAACAGGGAAGGTGGGATATAAGTGGGTCGTGCATGAGAGGAGGCCTGCCCTTCTCAAGATGGGGGGGTGCCCAAGACTGCTGGACAGGCTGCTGTGCATCAGAGGGCAAGCGACCCAGACAGCATAGGCCAGTTCATTGCGcctcttttatttcctctcccaATCCATGTCAGGCCCCACTAAAATTACAAAACTACCCACATCTCATGACCCACTCTTTACTCAGCATTCAGAGCAAGACAACTGCACGTTCCCCCTCTTAGAGCAGCGAGCAAACGGGGCCAGGTCTGGGTagggcagaggaggaaatggctgagcctcagctctgcccctcGCCGCTGGGGCCTCCACTCTCCCCACCCTGGTGCTCCCCGACCTTACCCACCGGGCAATCGGGGCGTGGCTGCCCGGGGGCAATGGAGCGGTGGTCCTCCAGGTGAAGGGTCAtggtgggccgcgaggctgtggagAAGGTGCACTGCATGCACGAGTAGCGACCACGCGTGTGCTCCCACAAAATGCGGCTTGAGGCCGCGTGCCCTGCGGGCAGGCGGGACCCTGTCAGTCCCGACCCCAGCCCAGAGGTCTGGTCCATCACCGAGGACGGTGGTCATGGGCGAGGGCGTTTCAGACATTTATCCATTCCCCGCGGCTCGCGGGTACCGAGGGTCTGTCCTGCCTGATCCATTTCCCCCGGGTGTGTGCCCCCTGAAATTGGGGGTACTGAGCTTGACTTCTGTGTGTCCCCCATTCCCATGCCCGGAATCCCCGCAGAGCGCGAGCTTTACACGGTAACGCCGGTGCAGATGAAGGCGCGTGGGCCAGTAATTTTAAAGGCAAAATCCTGTATTTCGGGGCTGGCACTGCTGCCTCCTAGCAtctcctgggcctgggaggatgCAGGACAGAAACCCCCTCCATCCCGCCCTGGTGGTCACCTGCACGCACCTGAGGGCGCGTCGGAGCCGCCCTGGGGTCTTCGAGGACTGCCACCGGCACCTGCGGTAAACAGGCGGGTCAAGGTCATAAATCGAGCAAACCCAGCCCACCCTCCTGGCGGCCCCGCCACCACACTCACCTTGGCTCTTTTTCCAGACAGCAGCGCTGGAGGCCGGCAGCCCAGGAGTGGCAGCCAGGAAGGGACGCAGGCGCGCGGGGTTTAGGCCAAAGGACGCGGGGTTCAAGTAGGGCAGAAAGGGcccggtgggggcaggggcgggggtcgTGTGGGGCTCGAGTAGCGGGTACTGCAAGCCCAGCGCAGGGTCAGACTCCGTGGGGCGCTCGAGCGTGGATGGCTCCTTGTCGAGGGCAGGAGCTGGCGGCGGGGCTGGGCTCTGCGCATGCTCAGCGCAAACATGCAGATGCTTGAAGAGGGAGCGGTGCGTGCGGAAGCGCAAGAGGCAGTTCTCACACCTGAGGACGAACACAGGACTGGGCTGGGTCTCCTGGGGGACCAAGAAGGGGCCTATCGAGGGCGTGGTAAGGGGGCCGACCCAAATCACAGATTCCCCATCTGCGGGGTAGGAGCTTGTCCTCAGTGCCCCCTACTCTGACCGCGACCCTTGCGGACCCCTCCAGGTCCGAGCCCTGGGAAAACGAAGAGGTCTCAATCTTGACTTAGGTGATCAGCTTTCCTCTTAGAAGGTAAGGAGAGACTGGGAGGAACCACACCCACATGAGCCCCACCCCTCCCGGGACTTGCTCCAGGTACCAGTCTCTCTTGGAAAGGTCACGAGGCCACACCCACTTTCagacccaggcccctccccattCACCCCCTGACTGGGAAGTAGAAAGGCTTGAACCCCAGGTATTGGCTACCACACCAGGAGCAGGAGCTGCCTAGGGCCTGGTCACCAAGGACCAAAGGAGGTTGGGGTGGTCAGGGTCTCACTTGAAGTAGCGATTGGGTTTGTAGTGCAGCTTGCCGTGTGCCACCAGGTCCTGCATGCTGGGGAAGGTCTCGGTGCAGTTCAGGGCGGAACAGCGGAAGAGCTTGCCTGGCAAGGCAGGGGTGGAGGACAGAGGAGTGGAGTGGGGTGGCCAAGGGTCAGCCTGGGaactctgcctgcctcccaccaccTACTCTGACCCTACCTTCCAGAGACTGTGTGGGTGGGCAGTGGGTACGCAGATGCTGTGCCAAGTCACGAACgcttgggaaactgaggcagcagcCAAGGCTGGAGCAGGGTATCTGCTTTCCTGTAGGATGTACACAGCAAGGTcacccatccctcccctcccccatgctgtCCAGGGCTCTGCCCAGAGAGGCATGCATATACCAGGCAGGTGTTACCCTATGGTTTCCTACTGGGGTCTTTACCATCTACCGCCTCCATTGGACtgagctgccagagggcaggggctGAGTTGACCTGGCTCATCACAGCAGCCACAGCCTGGCACACACTCAGTGATATCACCAAGTATGGAAATACTCTGTTTCCCTCACTCCTGTTGTTCCAGGGCCTGTGACCCCATATTAGGCCCTATCACAGGTCACCTGGTGGTGGGCGTCGCCTGGGAGGCCGCAGGTCCTCACTGGTCCCAGAGACTGTGCTGGTTGGGCCAAGGCTAggtccagggccaggctggccagtgTCTGGGGCTGAGGAGGCACCCTGCTGGGCCCCTCCAGACCCTCCACGATCCCACAATGGGGGTGTGGCTGTCTGGTCAGGACCTGACTCCTCCCCCATGGAGAAGGAGGTGGCTGCAGCAGCCACACCTGGGGACACTTCCTTGTCAGTCTCACTGGAGCTG from Eptesicus fuscus isolate TK198812 chromosome 6, DD_ASM_mEF_20220401, whole genome shotgun sequence encodes the following:
- the ZNF414 gene encoding zinc finger protein 414 isoform X2, which gives rise to MEEEPSVPSPDMLINAEPSSSETDKEVSPGKQIPCSSLGCCLSFPSVRDLAQHLRTHCPPTQSLEGKLFRCSALNCTETFPSMQDLVAHGKLHYKPNRYFKCENCLLRFRTHRSLFKHLHVCAEHAQSPAPPPAPALDKEPSTLERPTESDPALGLQYPLLEPHTTPAPAPTGPFLPYLNPASFGLNPARLRPFLAATPGLPASSAAVWKKSQGAGGSPRRPQGGSDAPSGHAASSRILWEHTRGRYSCMQCTFSTASRPTMTLHLEDHRSIAPGQPRPDCPVGKVGEHQGGESGGPSGEGQS
- the ZNF414 gene encoding zinc finger protein 414 isoform X1; protein product: MEEEPSVPSPDMLINAEPSSSETDKEVSPGVAAAATSFSMGEESGPDQTATPPLWDRGGSGGAQQGASSAPDTGQPGPGPSLGPTSTVSGTSEDLRPPRRRPPPGKQIPCSSLGCCLSFPSVRDLAQHLRTHCPPTQSLEGKLFRCSALNCTETFPSMQDLVAHGKLHYKPNRYFKCENCLLRFRTHRSLFKHLHVCAEHAQSPAPPPAPALDKEPSTLERPTESDPALGLQYPLLEPHTTPAPAPTGPFLPYLNPASFGLNPARLRPFLAATPGLPASSAAVWKKSQGAGGSPRRPQGGSDAPSGHAASSRILWEHTRGRYSCMQCTFSTASRPTMTLHLEDHRSIAPGQPRPDCPVGKVGEHQGGESGGPSGEGQS